The Streptomyces sp. NBC_01275 genome has a segment encoding these proteins:
- a CDS encoding MerR family transcriptional regulator produces the protein MSHSVGQVAGFAGVTVRTLHHYDAIGLLVPSERSHAGHRRYGDADLDRLQRILFYRELGFPLEEVAALLDDPTADPRAQLRRQHELLTARIEKLQKMAAAVEHAMEAREMGIDLTPEERFEIFGGKDPEQYAEEAEARWGGTAEYAESQRRAARYTKEDWQRLQAEVDAWQERYVALMAAGESPTGDAAMDLAEEHRRHIGTWFYECPYPMHLSLAGMYVSDERFKAFYDSMRPGLAEHLKEAITANAARGTA, from the coding sequence GTGAGTCACTCCGTAGGACAGGTGGCCGGTTTCGCCGGAGTCACGGTGCGCACACTGCACCACTACGACGCCATCGGCCTGCTCGTCCCGAGCGAGCGCAGCCACGCGGGCCACCGCCGATACGGCGACGCGGACCTCGACCGGCTGCAGCGGATCCTGTTCTACAGAGAGCTCGGCTTCCCGCTCGAGGAGGTCGCGGCCCTGCTCGACGACCCGACGGCGGACCCGCGCGCGCAGTTGCGCCGCCAGCACGAACTGCTGACCGCCCGGATCGAGAAGCTGCAGAAGATGGCCGCGGCCGTGGAACACGCCATGGAGGCACGCGAGATGGGCATCGACCTCACACCCGAGGAAAGGTTCGAGATCTTCGGCGGCAAGGACCCCGAGCAGTACGCCGAAGAGGCGGAAGCGCGCTGGGGCGGCACCGCGGAGTACGCCGAGTCGCAGCGCAGGGCCGCCCGCTACACCAAGGAGGACTGGCAACGCCTCCAGGCCGAGGTCGACGCCTGGCAGGAGCGCTACGTGGCCCTGATGGCCGCCGGAGAGTCCCCGACCGGCGACGCGGCCATGGACCTGGCCGAGGAGCACCGGCGGCACATCGGCACCTGGTTCTACGAGTGCCCGTACCCCATGCATCTGAGCCTCGCCGGGATGTACGTCTCCGACGAGCGCTTCAAGGCGTTCTACGACTCCATGCGGCCGGGTCTGGCCGAGCACCTCAAGGAGGCGATCACGGCGAACGCGGCCCGTGGGACAGCGTGA
- a CDS encoding YbjQ family protein gives MGIEEYGGGQGPQSDVLVVTTNDVPGHRVEQVIGEVFGLTVRSRHLGSQIGAGLKSMIGGELKGLTKTLVETRNQAMERLVEQARTRGANAVLMFRFDVTEAADVGTEVCAYGTAVVLARE, from the coding sequence ATGGGCATCGAGGAATACGGCGGCGGCCAGGGTCCCCAGTCGGACGTGCTGGTCGTGACGACGAACGACGTACCCGGCCACCGGGTCGAGCAGGTCATCGGCGAGGTCTTCGGACTGACCGTGCGCTCGCGGCACCTGGGCAGCCAGATCGGCGCGGGGCTGAAGTCGATGATCGGCGGTGAGCTCAAGGGGCTGACGAAGACCCTCGTGGAGACCCGCAACCAGGCAATGGAACGGCTCGTCGAGCAGGCACGCACGCGTGGGGCCAACGCCGTGCTGATGTTCCGCTTCGACGTGACGGAGGCGGCGGACGTGGGCACCGAGGTGTGCGCGTACGGGACGGCGGTGGTCCTGGCCCGGGAGTGA
- a CDS encoding DedA family protein, which produces MTTLALGPSWLDPNYLLDTYSIWGLLLIVFAESGLLIGFFLPGDSLLFTAGLLIATNQLDFPLWGAIALICVAAILGDQAGYMFGKKVGPSLFNRPDSRLFKQENIVKAHEFFEKYGPKSLVLARFVPIVRTFTPIIAGVSGMKYRSFLVFNVVGGVLWGAGVTLLGSWLGKIEFVHKNIEAMLILVVLISVVPIIIEFLRARSKSKKNPAQPPAEQQPQQPYQQHPPVMDDATTQLRRIEEPTQYGYQDQGQNQNQNQQNDYYAQQYPQQQQYAQPQYPQEWDQPQQQYPYNQNQGY; this is translated from the coding sequence GTGACGACGCTTGCCCTCGGACCGAGCTGGCTGGATCCGAACTACCTCCTCGACACCTACAGCATCTGGGGCCTGCTCCTGATCGTGTTCGCGGAGTCGGGGCTCCTCATCGGCTTCTTCCTGCCCGGCGACTCGCTGCTGTTCACGGCCGGTCTGCTGATCGCGACGAACCAGCTGGACTTCCCGCTCTGGGGGGCGATCGCCCTCATCTGCGTGGCCGCGATCCTGGGGGACCAGGCGGGTTACATGTTCGGCAAGAAGGTGGGCCCGTCCCTCTTCAACCGACCGGACTCCCGCCTCTTCAAGCAGGAGAACATCGTCAAGGCGCACGAGTTCTTCGAGAAGTACGGCCCGAAGTCCCTGGTCCTCGCCCGCTTCGTGCCCATCGTGCGCACGTTCACGCCGATCATCGCCGGCGTCAGCGGCATGAAGTACCGCTCGTTCCTGGTCTTCAACGTCGTCGGCGGTGTCCTGTGGGGCGCGGGCGTGACCCTGCTGGGCTCCTGGCTCGGCAAGATCGAGTTCGTGCACAAGAACATCGAGGCGATGCTCATCCTGGTCGTCCTCATCTCGGTGGTCCCGATCATCATCGAGTTCCTGCGCGCACGCTCCAAGAGCAAGAAGAACCCGGCGCAGCCCCCGGCCGAGCAGCAGCCCCAGCAGCCGTACCAGCAGCACCCCCCGGTCATGGACGACGCCACGACCCAGCTCCGCCGCATCGAAGAGCCCACGCAGTACGGCTACCAGGACCAGGGTCAGAACCAGAACCAGAACCAGCAGAACGACTACTACGCGCAGCAGTACCCGCAGCAACAGCAGTACGCCCAGCCGCAGTACCCCCAGGAATGGGACCAGCCCCAGCAGCAGTACCCGTACAACCAGAACCAGGGCTACTAG
- a CDS encoding threonine/serine exporter ThrE family protein, whose translation MTEAEDRKPQSDEARNAFESEVTSEFAIPAGMAVGKSGGKSGGESETTSEFAVPAGLDVSAAGAEAEGSAFSRPSTYSARHAPAAFTPADGIPVVSLTKDVPWQDRMRTMLRMPVAERPAPEPGPKAEEDGPAVPRVLDLTLRIGELLLAGGEGAEDVEAAMFAVCRSYGLDRCEPTVTFTLLSISYQPSLVEDPVTASRTVRRRGTDYTRLAAVFRLVDDLSDPDPETHVTLEEAYRRLAAMRRNRHPYPTWVLTSASGLLAGAASVLVGGDVVVFVAAALGAMLGDRLAWLCAGRGLPEFYQFLVAAMPPAALGIALTLADVDVKASAVITGGLFALLPGRALVAGVQDGLTGFYITAAARLLEVMYFFVGIVIGVLVMLYVGVQLGAHLNPDAALGVTERPLWQLGASMLVSLTFAALLQQERSTVLAVTLNGGVAWSVYGAMRYAGDLSPVASTAVAAGVVGLFGQLLSRYRFASALPYTTAAIGPLLPGSATYFGLLSIAQNEVDAGLVSLTKAAALAMAIAIGVNLGSEVSRLFLRVGSAEKRRAAKRTRGF comes from the coding sequence GTGACGGAGGCGGAGGACCGCAAGCCGCAGTCGGACGAGGCGAGGAACGCCTTCGAGTCCGAGGTGACCTCCGAGTTCGCGATTCCGGCGGGCATGGCCGTCGGCAAGAGCGGCGGGAAGAGCGGCGGCGAGTCGGAGACGACGTCGGAGTTCGCCGTTCCGGCGGGGCTGGACGTGTCGGCGGCCGGCGCGGAGGCCGAGGGGTCGGCGTTCAGTCGGCCGAGCACGTACAGCGCCCGGCACGCCCCGGCCGCGTTCACGCCGGCCGACGGGATACCGGTGGTCAGTCTGACCAAGGACGTGCCCTGGCAGGACCGGATGCGCACGATGCTGCGGATGCCGGTGGCCGAGCGGCCCGCGCCGGAGCCCGGCCCGAAGGCGGAGGAGGACGGTCCGGCCGTCCCGCGCGTGCTCGACCTGACCCTGCGCATCGGGGAGTTGCTGCTGGCGGGCGGGGAGGGCGCCGAGGACGTGGAGGCCGCGATGTTCGCGGTCTGCCGCTCGTACGGGCTGGACCGCTGCGAGCCGACCGTCACCTTCACGCTGCTGTCGATCTCGTACCAGCCGTCGCTGGTGGAGGACCCGGTGACGGCGTCGCGGACGGTGCGTCGGCGCGGCACCGACTACACGCGCCTGGCGGCCGTCTTCCGGCTCGTCGACGACCTGAGCGACCCGGACCCGGAGACCCACGTCACCCTGGAGGAGGCCTACCGGCGGCTGGCGGCGATGCGCCGCAACCGGCATCCCTACCCGACCTGGGTGCTCACCTCGGCGAGCGGGCTGCTCGCGGGCGCGGCCTCGGTGCTGGTCGGCGGTGACGTCGTGGTGTTCGTGGCGGCCGCGCTGGGCGCGATGCTCGGCGACCGGCTGGCGTGGCTGTGCGCGGGGCGCGGGCTGCCGGAGTTCTACCAGTTCCTGGTCGCCGCGATGCCGCCGGCCGCGCTCGGCATCGCGCTGACGCTGGCCGACGTCGACGTGAAGGCGTCCGCGGTCATCACCGGTGGACTGTTCGCCCTGCTGCCCGGGCGGGCGCTCGTGGCGGGCGTCCAGGACGGTCTGACGGGCTTCTACATCACCGCGGCCGCGCGTCTGCTGGAGGTCATGTACTTCTTCGTCGGCATCGTCATCGGCGTGCTGGTGATGCTCTACGTCGGCGTGCAGCTGGGCGCCCATCTCAACCCGGACGCGGCCCTGGGCGTCACCGAGCGGCCGCTGTGGCAGCTCGGCGCGTCGATGCTGGTGTCGCTGACCTTCGCCGCGCTGCTTCAGCAGGAACGATCCACCGTGCTCGCCGTGACGCTCAACGGGGGCGTCGCGTGGTCGGTGTACGGCGCGATGCGCTACGCCGGCGATCTCTCGCCGGTGGCCTCCACGGCCGTCGCGGCGGGGGTGGTGGGGTTGTTCGGGCAGCTGCTGTCGCGCTACCGGTTCGCTTCCGCCCTGCCGTACACCACCGCCGCGATCGGGCCCCTGTTGCCAGGGTCGGCGACCTATTTCGGGCTGCTGTCCATCGCGCAGAACGAGGTGGACGCGGGGTTGGTGTCGCTCACCAAGGCCGCGGCGCTGGCCATGGCCATCGCCATCGGGGTGAACCTGGGGTCCGAGGTGTCGCGGCTGTTCCTGAGGGTGGGCTCCGCGGAGAAGCGGCGGGCCGCCAAGCGGACGCGGGGGTTCTGA
- a CDS encoding inorganic diphosphatase yields the protein MEFDVTIEIPKGSRNKYEVDHETGRIRLDRRLFTSTAYPTDYGFVENTLGEDGDPLDALVILDEPTFPGCLIKCRAIGMFRMTDEAGGDDKLLCVPATDPRVEHLRDIHHVSEFDRLEIQHFFEVYKDLEPGKSVEGADWVGRTDAEAEIERSYKRFKDQGGH from the coding sequence GTGGAGTTCGACGTCACGATCGAGATCCCGAAGGGTTCGCGGAACAAGTACGAGGTGGACCACGAGACCGGTCGGATCCGCCTGGACCGTCGACTCTTCACCTCGACCGCCTACCCGACCGACTACGGATTCGTCGAGAACACTCTCGGCGAGGACGGCGACCCGCTCGACGCGCTGGTCATCCTGGACGAGCCGACCTTCCCGGGCTGTCTCATCAAGTGCCGTGCGATCGGCATGTTCCGGATGACGGACGAGGCCGGCGGCGACGACAAGCTGCTGTGCGTCCCGGCGACCGACCCGCGCGTGGAGCACCTGCGGGACATCCACCACGTGTCGGAGTTCGACCGCCTGGAGATCCAGCACTTCTTCGAGGTCTACAAGGACCTCGAGCCCGGCAAGTCCGTCGAGGGCGCCGACTGGGTGGGCCGCACCGACGCCGAGGCCGAGATCGAGCGGTCGTACAAGCGCTTCAAGGACCAGGGCGGTCACTGA
- the dacB gene encoding D-alanyl-D-alanine carboxypeptidase/D-alanyl-D-alanine-endopeptidase — translation MFVPELRPWRAARPHVVRAANAVRPRLARAAEIVRPRLARVAAAVEPQVARLTQAAKPQLARITRPKVGRNVRSWQYTAGAATAGLALAAGVVTAAGPWDSTGQRTAERDRAAALERTGGADHGRTEESAHSSGSSGSSGSDGSSGTSDSAAGAPRPAPSAASVLAGLGGSAGAVKAAPNALPTGTGLAGVLKPLLSDPALGARHTAAVVDVATGKRLYGVGADTALTPASTTKIATAVAALSAMGAEHRLTTRAAFEADTKELVLVGGGDPTLTAREDAGDWASLRTLAASTATALKKRGITRVTLSYDTTLFAGPEVHPIGVNPNLAPVTALSADEGRTDDSASGPVTRVADPAADTTRKFAGFLKSAGVTTTTPGPSKATTRAQTLATVSSPPLSALVERMLTNSDNDIAEALARQTAVATGARADFGGAGKAVQAQLKKLGLPVKGAAFKDGSGLDREDRLTANLLTALLVKAGDPTRPDLRPVLTGLPIAGFTGTLSARYADGAAGVVRAKTGTLTGVNALAGTVVDQDGRLLAFALLTADTTDPTAAQAALDRTATALAGCGCR, via the coding sequence GTGTTCGTGCCAGAGCTGAGGCCTTGGCGAGCCGCGAGACCGCATGTGGTGCGGGCCGCGAACGCCGTACGACCGCGTCTGGCACGGGCCGCAGAGATCGTACGGCCACGTCTCGCGCGCGTTGCCGCGGCCGTCGAGCCGCAGGTCGCACGGCTCACACAGGCGGCGAAACCGCAGCTCGCGCGCATCACGAGGCCGAAGGTCGGCCGGAACGTCAGATCCTGGCAGTACACCGCGGGCGCGGCGACCGCCGGGCTGGCGCTGGCCGCCGGCGTGGTGACCGCCGCAGGCCCCTGGGACTCCACCGGTCAGCGTACGGCCGAGCGGGACCGGGCCGCCGCACTCGAACGGACGGGTGGCGCAGATCACGGCCGCACGGAAGAATCCGCTCATTCCTCCGGTTCGTCGGGTTCGTCTGGTTCAGATGGTTCTTCCGGTACGTCCGACAGCGCCGCCGGAGCGCCCCGGCCCGCCCCCAGCGCCGCCTCCGTCCTCGCGGGCCTCGGCGGGTCCGCCGGCGCCGTGAAGGCCGCCCCGAACGCCCTCCCGACCGGCACGGGCCTGGCGGGCGTCCTGAAGCCGCTCCTGAGCGACCCGGCCCTCGGCGCCCGGCACACCGCCGCGGTCGTCGACGTGGCCACCGGCAAACGCCTGTACGGCGTCGGGGCCGACACGGCGCTGACCCCGGCTTCCACCACGAAGATCGCCACCGCCGTCGCCGCGCTCTCCGCGATGGGCGCCGAGCACCGCCTCACCACCCGCGCCGCGTTCGAGGCCGACACCAAGGAACTCGTCCTCGTCGGCGGCGGCGACCCCACCCTCACGGCCCGCGAGGACGCCGGAGACTGGGCGAGCCTGCGCACCCTCGCCGCCTCGACGGCCACCGCCCTGAAGAAACGCGGCATCACGCGCGTGACGCTCTCGTACGACACGACGCTCTTCGCCGGCCCCGAAGTTCACCCCATCGGGGTCAACCCCAACCTCGCTCCCGTCACCGCCCTGAGTGCCGACGAGGGCCGCACCGACGACTCCGCGAGCGGCCCGGTGACCCGCGTGGCCGACCCGGCGGCGGACACGACCCGCAAGTTCGCCGGGTTCCTGAAGTCCGCCGGCGTCACGACCACGACCCCCGGCCCCTCGAAGGCGACCACCCGCGCGCAGACCCTCGCCACGGTCTCCTCGCCCCCGCTGTCCGCCCTGGTCGAACGGATGCTCACCAACAGCGACAACGACATCGCCGAGGCGCTCGCCCGCCAGACCGCCGTCGCGACCGGCGCCCGCGCCGACTTCGGCGGCGCCGGCAAGGCCGTCCAGGCCCAGCTGAAGAAGCTCGGACTGCCGGTGAAGGGCGCCGCCTTCAAGGACGGCAGCGGCCTCGACCGCGAGGACCGCCTCACGGCGAACCTCCTGACCGCCCTCCTGGTCAAGGCCGGCGATCCGACCCGCCCCGATCTGCGCCCCGTCCTCACCGGCCTCCCGATCGCCGGCTTCACCGGCACCCTCAGCGCCCGTTACGCCGACGGCGCGGCCGGCGTCGTACGCGCCAAGACCGGCACCCTCACCGGCGTCAACGCCCTCGCCGGCACGGTCGTGGACCAGGACGGCCGGCTGCTGGCGTTCGCCCTCCTGACGGCGGACACCACGGACCCGACGGCGGCTCAGGCGGCCCTGGACCGGACGGCGACGGCGCTCGCGGGCTGCGGGTGCAGGTAG
- a CDS encoding zinc-dependent metalloprotease produces MTSIGGAASPGMVDWNLAVATATRLVRPGPEVSRDEARAIVAELRRHAKASEGHVRGFTRMGTEDIHDTPVLVVDRPGWVRANVAGFREILKPLLDKMQERRGSTPGGAVLGAVGGKVTGVELGMLLSFLSSRVLGQYETFAPATRELPAGGNGGGRLLLVAPNIVHVERELDVEPHDFRLWVCLHEETHRTQFSAVPWLRDHLEGEIQSFLGETDVDPMTFLERIREAAQSLAGGRPEGEEDDGGRSLVELVQTPAQREILARLTAVMSLLEGHADFVMDGVGPDVVPSVAEIREKFQQRRAKGASRLDGALRKLLGLDAKLRQYRDGERFVRAVVDQVGMDGFNRVWTSPNTLPTKTEIATPADWVARVHRKADS; encoded by the coding sequence ATGACGAGCATCGGTGGTGCCGCTTCTCCCGGGATGGTCGACTGGAATCTCGCGGTGGCGACCGCGACCCGGCTGGTACGGCCGGGCCCCGAGGTGAGCCGCGACGAGGCCCGGGCGATCGTCGCGGAGCTTCGCCGGCACGCCAAGGCCTCGGAGGGACACGTCCGGGGCTTCACTCGTATGGGCACCGAGGACATCCACGACACCCCGGTCCTGGTCGTCGACCGCCCCGGCTGGGTGCGGGCGAACGTCGCGGGTTTCCGGGAGATCCTCAAGCCCCTCCTCGACAAGATGCAGGAGCGGCGCGGCAGCACCCCCGGCGGCGCGGTCCTCGGCGCCGTCGGCGGCAAGGTCACCGGCGTCGAGCTCGGCATGCTGCTGTCGTTCCTGTCCTCCCGCGTCCTCGGCCAGTACGAGACCTTCGCCCCGGCCACCCGCGAACTCCCGGCGGGCGGCAACGGCGGCGGCCGACTGCTCCTCGTCGCGCCGAACATCGTGCACGTGGAGCGCGAACTCGACGTCGAGCCCCATGACTTCCGCCTCTGGGTGTGCCTCCACGAGGAGACCCACCGCACCCAGTTCTCCGCGGTGCCCTGGCTGCGCGACCATCTCGAGGGTGAAATCCAGTCGTTCTTGGGGGAGACGGACGTCGACCCCATGACCTTCCTGGAGCGCATCCGGGAAGCCGCCCAGTCCCTCGCCGGAGGCCGTCCCGAGGGCGAGGAGGACGACGGCGGGCGCTCCCTGGTCGAGCTCGTGCAGACCCCGGCCCAGCGGGAGATCCTCGCGCGCCTCACCGCCGTGATGTCCCTCCTGGAGGGACACGCCGACTTCGTGATGGACGGAGTCGGTCCCGACGTCGTGCCGAGCGTCGCGGAGATCCGCGAGAAGTTCCAGCAGCGTCGCGCCAAGGGCGCCTCCCGACTGGACGGCGCCCTGCGCAAGCTGCTCGGCCTGGACGCCAAGCTCCGGCAGTACCGGGACGGCGAGCGGTTCGTGCGCGCCGTGGTCGACCAGGTCGGCATGGACGGCTTCAACCGCGTATGGACCTCCCCGAACACACTTCCGACCAAGACCGAGATCGCCACCCCGGCGGACTGGGTCGCGCGGGTGCACCGCAAGGCGGATTCGTGA